One Oncorhynchus kisutch isolate 150728-3 linkage group LG13, Okis_V2, whole genome shotgun sequence DNA window includes the following coding sequences:
- the LOC109901544 gene encoding transmembrane protein 221 isoform X2: MRADWFLFHSQTVRHVAIGLFCLGVSVYLAAMSIYMLLVFEVETGIASACVLASGILILLVIVIHSLVKAARTAQHYHGGEHTDTVYQNQHGECTPAVRHGELQDGDKPRRFRNNSHLHRQLSYPPCTDPKQHHQHHSPSHGPQSHGSDKEGYSSGGSGVGSRMQRTLSTESGPLQSPSKPWNGINNEMRSVLARKSGASSKDSTLV; encoded by the exons ATGAG AGCAGACTGGTTCCTATTCCATAGCCAAACTGTCCGACATGTGGCCATTGGATTATTTTGCCTTGGGGTTTCAGTATACTTAGCAG CTATGTCCATCTACATGCTGCTGGTGTTTGAGGTAGAGACCGGCATCGCCAGCGCATGCGTACTGGCCTCAGGAATCCTGATTCTGCTGGTGATCGTGATTCACTCACTGGTCAAAGCCGCCCGCACCGCCCAACACTACCATGGTGGGGAGCACACTGACACCGTGTACCAGAACCAGCATGGAGAGTGCACCCCTGCCGTCCGCCACGGCGAGCTCCAAGACGGGGACAAACCCAGGAGGTTCCGCAACAACTCCCATCTCCACCGACAGTTGTCCTACCCTCCCTGTACTGACCCAAAGCAGCATCACCAGCATCACTCCCCATCCCACGGCCCACAGAGTCACGGCAGTGACAAGGAGGGCTACAGtagtggtggcagtggggttggCTCGAGAATGCAAAGGACCCTGTCGACAGAGTCGGGGCCGCTGCAGTCTCCGTCTAAGCCATGGAATGGCATTAACAATGAGATGAGAAGCGTGCTGGCCCGCAAGTCAGGGGCCTCCAGTAAAGACTCTACTCTAGTGTGA
- the LOC109901544 gene encoding transmembrane protein 221 isoform X1: MRYVYSQRSLMVLSSLGILSGIMSLLSVILIFQIQSQQIAVKESTPNISIVPTNVWAVLMPVSIVLSALSLTLNLSSVMVCLLHSYFTTEICRGEDTERADWFLFHSQTVRHVAIGLFCLGVSVYLAAMSIYMLLVFEVETGIASACVLASGILILLVIVIHSLVKAARTAQHYHGGEHTDTVYQNQHGECTPAVRHGELQDGDKPRRFRNNSHLHRQLSYPPCTDPKQHHQHHSPSHGPQSHGSDKEGYSSGGSGVGSRMQRTLSTESGPLQSPSKPWNGINNEMRSVLARKSGASSKDSTLV; this comes from the exons ATGAGGTACGTTTATAGCCAGCGGTCTTTGATGGTCCTGTCTTCATTAGGGATCCTATCTGGGATTATGTCTCTGCTATCGGTCATTTTGATTTTCCAGATACAATCACAACAGATTGCTGTGAAGGAATCAACCCCCAACATCTCCATCGTGCCAACTAATGTTTGGGCAGTGCTTATGCCTGTGTCTATagtgctctctgctctctccctcacgCTCAATTTGAGCTCTGTCATGGTCTGCCTTCTGCACAGCTACTTTACAACCGAGATATGCAGAGGAGAAGATACAGAAAG AGCAGACTGGTTCCTATTCCATAGCCAAACTGTCCGACATGTGGCCATTGGATTATTTTGCCTTGGGGTTTCAGTATACTTAGCAG CTATGTCCATCTACATGCTGCTGGTGTTTGAGGTAGAGACCGGCATCGCCAGCGCATGCGTACTGGCCTCAGGAATCCTGATTCTGCTGGTGATCGTGATTCACTCACTGGTCAAAGCCGCCCGCACCGCCCAACACTACCATGGTGGGGAGCACACTGACACCGTGTACCAGAACCAGCATGGAGAGTGCACCCCTGCCGTCCGCCACGGCGAGCTCCAAGACGGGGACAAACCCAGGAGGTTCCGCAACAACTCCCATCTCCACCGACAGTTGTCCTACCCTCCCTGTACTGACCCAAAGCAGCATCACCAGCATCACTCCCCATCCCACGGCCCACAGAGTCACGGCAGTGACAAGGAGGGCTACAGtagtggtggcagtggggttggCTCGAGAATGCAAAGGACCCTGTCGACAGAGTCGGGGCCGCTGCAGTCTCCGTCTAAGCCATGGAATGGCATTAACAATGAGATGAGAAGCGTGCTGGCCCGCAAGTCAGGGGCCTCCAGTAAAGACTCTACTCTAGTGTGA